The sequence GTCCAACAACTCCGGATGCGTCGGCAAGCTGCCAAGAAACCCAAAATCCCCCGGCGTGTCCACCAGCCCAATCCCAAAATGGTAATGCCAAACCCGATTCGCCAGCACCCTCGCCGTTAACGGATTCCCATCATCCACCATCCACTTCGCCAACGCCAGCCGACGCTCTCCCTCCTTTGCCTCCACCGGCAGCTCATATCCCTTCGTCACCGCATCCAGCACCGCCAGACTCGAAGGTTTCACCACCTCCCCCGGCTTGCTCACATCCCCACCCCGAAACACCACCGTTGGCTTGTCCGGTTGTGAAAACTTCCCTGCCCAGGCCACTGGCAATGGCGCCACCGCACTCAATTTCGACTGCACCTCCGCCAATTCCCCATCCAACTCACGCAACCTCTCCAACTCCTCCTTCGTCGACCCCAAACGCAAGGTCCGCGCCCGCGCCATCTCCTCATTCAACGCCTTCCGGTCCAACGAATCCGCCACCCGCTTCCACGTCTTCCCTTCATCCTCACTCACCTCCAATTCATACTCCACCACACTCGGACCCAACCCCGGCACCGGCTCATCCTTCCCCGCCAGCCGGTCATGCGAAAACGTCACCCGCTCAATCAATTCCGGCTTCGCAAACTTCACCACCAACACCGCTGGCGACCCAATGATCCACCGCACCCCATACTTCCCGTCGTTCACCCGCTGCACCCCATAAGCCCCATCAAAATCCTCCGCCACCCGACCCGCCGCGCCCTCCACCTTCCCGCCATTCGCCGCCAGCGCCACATTCCTCGAATCCTTGCCACTCGACCACACCTCAAACTCATCCACCCGACCATTCACTCCCGACGTCACCGTCGCCGAAGTCCCCAAAACCGTGAACCGCAACATCCCCGCCCGCACCGGCTCAAACTTCTCCTCCGTCAACTGCGCACTCGCCACCGGCCTCGTCGCCTCCACCTTCGGCAAAAGTTTCGCCCGCTCCACAATCGCCGTCTGCAACGCCAACTTCTCCTTGCCCAGCTCCCCCTTCCTGCCCTCCAGCGGCTTCGTCACCGCCTCAAATCGCCGCTTCTCCTCCGCCGTCGCCAAGGTCCGCGTCCCATGCTGCACCCCTTCAAACGCCGACTTGATCCGGTAATAATCCTCCGTCGGAATCGGATCAAACTTGTGGTGATGACACCGCGCACAATTCACCGTCAGCCCCAGAAAAGCCGACCCCGTCGCCGTCACCATGTCATCCAGCGTATCCGAGCGGATCACCGCCTGCGCCAGCGCATCCTGATTCCCCACATCATCATAAGGCCCGCTCGTCAAAAACGCCGTGCCGATCTCCACCTTCGGATCATCCTTCCCCACCACATCCCCTGCCAGATGCTCCACCATGAACTGGTTGAACGGCTTGTCCTCATTGATCGAACCAATCACATAATCACGAAACAACCACAGCTGATCATGGATCAAATTGCGCTCAAACCCCCGGCTCTCCCCAAAGCGCACCACATCCAGCCAATGCCGCCCCCAGCGCTCCCCATAATGCGGACTCGCCAGCAACCGATCCACCAACCGCACCACACTCCTCTCCTCATCCTTTGCAAACGCCGACTCAAACTCCCGCACCTCCTCCATCGTCGGCGGCAACCCCGTCACATCATAACTCATCCTGCGGATCAACTCCCTCGCCCCCGCCGCCCCGTTCATCGCCAATCCCTTCTCCCTCAGCCCCTTCTCAACCAACCCATCAATCACCCCGCTCCCCTCGACCACATTCCCCGCAACCTCCGTCACCGCCTTCAACGGCTGCAACGACCACCACGACTTGTCCGCCCTTTTCACCTCCCCCGCCACCCCCGTCCTCGGATCAGGCGCCCCCATCTCCACCCACGTCACAAAATCCGCAATCACCCGCTCCGGCAGTTTTTTCTTCGGCGGCATCTGCAAATCCGCCCCCTCCGCATGCGCCAGTGATCGAATCAACAAACTCGCCCCCGCATCCCCCGGCACCAGCGAAGCCTCCCCCGAATCCCCCCCACGTTCCCACCCTGCCTTCGTGTCCAAAAGCAAATTCCCCTTCACCTTCTTCGCCCCCGCACTGTGGCAGTCATAACAATACTCCACCAACACCGGCCGGATCTTCTCCTCAAAAAACACCACCCCCTCCGCATCAACACTCGCCTCCGCCGCCATGCCCATCCCCATCCCTCCCACAAGCAAGATCACCCCACACCCCACACCCCGAATCAAATCTGGAAAATATCCCTTCACAAAAGACAGAACGTCCCGCCACCCACCAATTTTACATTTAACGCCCCCACGCCTTTGCCAAAGGGACCGCGAAGTTTTACTTCGCCCACATCAGGAAAGGCCCTTATAGCGCGACCACTCATGCTAGCCCCAAACCCAGGATGCGGAGCTATTTAACAATTCCAGGCTCTAACGATCTTCAAGCTTATGGCGAACGCTTCGGATCAGGCGACGGCGAGGAGGTCGCGCCGATGAAACGGCAGATGCCATGCAATCCGTTACCTGTATCCGTATTGTTCGAGCATGATTCACCCGCGGTATCCTCTTCCAAGTGGGCGTGGCTCATAGTGCTGGCAATAGTGTGTCTCTTGAACGTATTCGGTCAAACGATCCCAGATGGCGAATATGCCAGCCTTCGTTTGAACTCGTCGATACTCATCAGCAACACCACGAAAGCAGGCCATGCAGCCAAAGCATCCGTGGCCGTAGGGACTGTAGTCGCTAAGGCCACATGTAATGCAGGCCTCTAGCATGAAACCATCGGGCAATTGAGTTGCGAGTGACAATAGCTCGTCCTCGAACCAGCCAGAATCGCCACGGGACATTATGGCGAATTCAGGCAGAGCGAGTCTGTTTCTGACAATCGCCGCATAAAGACCGCCGCGTGGCTCCCGATATCCGAGATTGATCTCGGCATGGATCTCAACCAGTCGAAATCCGTCTGCAGAAACCACGCGTGCCGGAATGGTGATGCTCAGTTCACAGCCGCACAGATAACCATGGCACAGTTCAAACAGGTCCGATGCCGTCGCAGGAGTCAAGCTTTCAAAATCTGTCCCCGAAAAATCAATGCCGCGAATCGTTGTCGAAAGTGCAGAGCCAGTGGTCTGAATTGCGATG comes from Phragmitibacter flavus and encodes:
- a CDS encoding PSD1 and planctomycete cytochrome C domain-containing protein, producing MKGYFPDLIRGVGCGVILLVGGMGMGMAAEASVDAEGVVFFEEKIRPVLVEYCYDCHSAGAKKVKGNLLLDTKAGWERGGDSGEASLVPGDAGASLLIRSLAHAEGADLQMPPKKKLPERVIADFVTWVEMGAPDPRTGVAGEVKRADKSWWSLQPLKAVTEVAGNVVEGSGVIDGLVEKGLREKGLAMNGAAGARELIRRMSYDVTGLPPTMEEVREFESAFAKDEERSVVRLVDRLLASPHYGERWGRHWLDVVRFGESRGFERNLIHDQLWLFRDYVIGSINEDKPFNQFMVEHLAGDVVGKDDPKVEIGTAFLTSGPYDDVGNQDALAQAVIRSDTLDDMVTATGSAFLGLTVNCARCHHHKFDPIPTEDYYRIKSAFEGVQHGTRTLATAEEKRRFEAVTKPLEGRKGELGKEKLALQTAIVERAKLLPKVEATRPVASAQLTEEKFEPVRAGMLRFTVLGTSATVTSGVNGRVDEFEVWSSGKDSRNVALAANGGKVEGAAGRVAEDFDGAYGVQRVNDGKYGVRWIIGSPAVLVVKFAKPELIERVTFSHDRLAGKDEPVPGLGPSVVEYELEVSEDEGKTWKRVADSLDRKALNEEMARARTLRLGSTKEELERLRELDGELAEVQSKLSAVAPLPVAWAGKFSQPDKPTVVFRGGDVSKPGEVVKPSSLAVLDAVTKGYELPVEAKEGERRLALAKWMVDDGNPLTARVLANRVWHYHFGIGLVDTPGDFGFLGSLPTHPELLDWLALRLQHHGWKLKGLHRDILLSRTYRQSAKWDEKASKVDSASRLLWRFPPRRLGAEEVRDTVLLVAGRLDVKMGGPGFRLYDYKNDNVSTYVPREVVGPETYRRAVYHQNARASVVDVLSEFDFPDTAFAAPKRANTTTPMQALVMMNHSFAMDMAKAFAERVKAEFGGDDGGDVEGQIRGAFAVCFQREPRDDEISAARELWQEHGAVALCRALLNTNELIYLE
- a CDS encoding DUF6304 family protein, whose amino-acid sequence is MSAIFRDKFGKERIAIQTTGSALSTTIRGIDFSGTDFESLTPATASDLFELCHGYLCGCELSITIPARVVSADGFRLVEIHAEINLGYREPRGGLYAAIVRNRLALPEFAIMSRGDSGWFEDELLSLATQLPDGFMLEACITCGLSDYSPYGHGCFGCMACFRGVADEYRRVQTKAGIFAIWDRLTEYVQETHYCQHYEPRPLGRGYRG